A genomic window from Sporosarcina sp. Marseille-Q4063 includes:
- a CDS encoding DUF47 domain-containing protein: MFSLRKTDPFFTALLAIAEHVQEAVHYAHDFKINNAADLKEVSIKLKNYERSGDDLVYELTTKLNTSFMTPIERDDILHLSIRMDDILDGIEHFAAHLEMFSLIDIDEYVHSFMENIVKSTDEIVKALELLSKRKLVEMREHAITIKRLESICDDIYRTSIKQLFITEKDPIRIIQFKDIYEQLEDIADYCEDVANTIEAIIMRNA, translated from the coding sequence ATGTTTAGTCTACGAAAAACAGATCCATTTTTCACGGCTTTATTGGCAATCGCGGAGCATGTGCAAGAAGCAGTTCACTACGCGCATGATTTCAAAATAAATAATGCTGCGGATTTGAAAGAAGTAAGTATTAAACTTAAAAATTATGAGAGATCGGGCGACGATTTAGTCTATGAGTTGACGACGAAGCTCAACACATCGTTCATGACACCTATTGAGCGTGATGATATTTTACATCTTTCCATCAGAATGGATGATATTCTCGATGGGATTGAGCACTTTGCTGCGCATCTTGAAATGTTTTCGTTAATAGATATTGATGAATATGTTCACTCGTTCATGGAAAATATCGTCAAAAGTACGGATGAAATCGTCAAAGCGCTAGAATTACTTTCAAAAAGAAAATTAGTCGAAATGAGAGAACATGCCATTACGATTAAAAGATTGGAAAGTATTTGTGATGACATTTACCGAACTTCTATAAAACAACTTTTCATCACTGAAAAAGATCCAATTCGAATCATCCAATTTAAAGATATATATGAACAACTTGAAGATATTGCGGATTATTGTGAAGATGTTGCGAACACAATTGAGGCAATTATTATGCGTAACGCGTAA
- a CDS encoding inorganic phosphate transporter, with protein MTTILVLTILVVIFALAFDFINGFHDTANAIATSVSTRALRPRTAVYMAAIMNFIGALTFTGVAKTISKDIVDPFVLDNGALVILAALTAAIAWNLITWYFGIPSSSSHALIGSIAGAAIAAAGFGILNYRGFGKILQALLISPFIALFVGFLMMSLFKVLLKNRNLFTANTRIRYLQIGTAALQAFTHGTNDAQKAMGIITMALIAGGLQAGDDIQLWVRVSAAAAMGLGTSVGGYKIIKTVGTKIMKIRPVNGAAADLSSAGIIFAATLLHLPVSTTHVISSAIMGVGTAQRVRGVNWGVAQRIVLTWIITLPISALLAAIVYKVLALFL; from the coding sequence ATGACTACCATACTGGTCCTTACAATACTCGTCGTCATTTTTGCATTGGCATTCGACTTTATTAATGGATTCCATGACACGGCAAACGCAATCGCAACTTCTGTTTCGACTCGCGCGTTGAGACCGCGAACAGCTGTTTATATGGCGGCAATTATGAACTTTATCGGAGCCTTAACATTTACCGGCGTTGCCAAAACAATTTCCAAAGACATTGTTGATCCATTCGTTCTTGATAATGGAGCACTCGTTATTTTAGCAGCGCTCACGGCGGCGATCGCTTGGAACCTGATTACTTGGTATTTTGGAATTCCGTCGAGTTCCTCACACGCATTGATCGGTTCGATTGCTGGAGCTGCAATCGCCGCTGCAGGATTCGGTATTTTAAATTACAGAGGTTTCGGTAAAATTTTACAGGCACTTCTTATTTCGCCGTTTATCGCTTTATTCGTTGGATTCTTAATGATGTCGCTATTCAAGGTATTATTGAAAAACAGAAACTTATTCACGGCGAATACTCGAATTCGTTATTTACAAATCGGGACGGCTGCCCTTCAAGCATTCACTCACGGAACAAATGATGCGCAAAAAGCGATGGGGATCATTACAATGGCCCTTATCGCAGGTGGATTGCAAGCAGGCGACGATATTCAACTATGGGTCCGGGTTTCTGCGGCGGCAGCGATGGGACTGGGAACTTCCGTTGGTGGTTATAAAATTATAAAAACAGTCGGCACTAAAATCATGAAGATCCGCCCAGTGAACGGAGCCGCCGCTGATTTATCTTCGGCCGGAATTATTTTCGCTGCTACGCTTCTACATTTGCCAGTAAGTACGACGCACGTTATTTCTTCCGCTATCATGGGAGTTGGAACGGCGCAACGGGTGCGCGGAGTTAACTGGGGCGTGGCACAAAGAATCGTTTTAACATGGATTATTACGTTGCCGATTTCAGCATTACTTGCAGCAATTGTTTATAAAGTACTCGCATTGTTTTTATAA
- a CDS encoding cold-shock protein — translation MEQGKVKWFNAEKGFGFIEREDGDDVFVHFSAIQGEGFKSLEEGQDVTFEIEQGERGLQASNVEKN, via the coding sequence ATGGAACAAGGTAAAGTAAAATGGTTTAACGCAGAAAAAGGTTTTGGATTCATCGAACGTGAAGATGGCGACGACGTATTCGTACATTTCTCAGCTATCCAAGGCGAAGGATTCAAGTCTCTTGAAGAAGGCCAAGACGTGACTTTCGAAATCGAGCAAGGCGAACGTGGACTTCAAGCTTCAAACGTTGAAAAAAACTAA
- a CDS encoding MMPL family transporter, translated as MEGLTTLRTLARFVTSSYKYIIFAWIAIFIVMAIFAIRLPSMLQGDGFEMNGEHAAVMDIVSETFDMPAETMLLVFDHVDDQKISSTIEDIEKLDVTSGIDSPLKDESLYKENVSYALLHFGDETDNMSEVVTDIRDVIGDQAGITLTGASAISKDINTASQKDLITAEAIGLPIAIIVLLFAFGTVVASMVPLMIGIVTVISSFGILTILGAQIDLSIFVLNIIPMLGLALSIDFALLFISRFREERVHIDILEATTTTILTAGRSVIFSAFCVFIGLGAMLLIRVDIFQNIAVGGMIVVAMAVLSSVTLLPSVLIALGDRIEKLRILKVSSNGSNAWRKFANAVIKRPVLITLVAVILLGIAVIPVKNMELAIPEIDSLPESYDSRSAFELIEKEFDLSGESSLYLIAERSGGWEDEDGLKSMKELEDQLLNDKLVKNATTIFSASEIDSVEQWNQAVQVPEMAAGLNPLIETFVKDEQLMIPVTLSADGSSEEAQDWVREWSDKETDWNLLIGGAAKFNQEIFDEIWDKIGYVLGLIIVSTFFILMIAFRSLLIPVKAILMNIIGLSATFGILVYIFQYGHFGLTAGSIALIIPVIVFSLVFGLSMDYEVFLISRMQEEYANSFDNDKATVEGLATTSKVITSAALIMIVLTGAFAFTDVMPVKQIGVGIAIAVAIDATIIRLLLVPSLMKLFGKWNWWLPFGKGLYKGKGKQ; from the coding sequence ATGGAAGGATTGACTACTTTGCGCACACTCGCTCGTTTCGTTACAAGTAGCTATAAATACATAATTTTCGCATGGATTGCTATTTTTATCGTTATGGCAATTTTCGCGATTCGCCTCCCTAGCATGTTACAAGGTGACGGCTTCGAAATGAACGGAGAGCATGCGGCTGTCATGGATATTGTTTCAGAGACGTTTGATATGCCCGCTGAAACCATGTTGCTCGTATTCGATCATGTAGATGATCAGAAGATTTCATCGACAATCGAAGACATTGAAAAACTTGATGTGACGTCGGGAATTGATTCGCCATTAAAGGACGAATCGCTTTATAAAGAAAACGTGTCTTATGCACTTCTCCACTTCGGGGATGAAACCGATAATATGTCCGAAGTCGTAACGGATATTCGGGATGTCATCGGAGATCAAGCCGGAATTACTTTAACCGGTGCTTCAGCGATTTCCAAAGATATTAACACAGCAAGTCAGAAAGATCTTATTACCGCAGAGGCGATTGGACTTCCGATTGCGATTATTGTTTTGCTGTTCGCTTTCGGGACTGTTGTTGCATCGATGGTTCCGCTTATGATTGGAATCGTCACTGTCATTTCTTCATTCGGTATTTTGACGATTTTAGGTGCTCAAATCGATTTGTCCATATTTGTTTTGAATATTATTCCGATGCTTGGACTCGCACTCAGTATCGACTTCGCTTTATTGTTTATTAGCCGCTTTCGTGAAGAACGTGTTCATATCGATATACTTGAAGCGACAACTACCACGATTCTTACTGCTGGGCGCTCGGTGATTTTTTCAGCGTTCTGTGTCTTTATCGGGCTCGGGGCCATGTTATTAATTCGTGTTGACATTTTTCAAAACATTGCAGTCGGCGGAATGATTGTCGTCGCCATGGCGGTGCTCAGTTCGGTAACGCTCTTACCTTCTGTTCTTATCGCACTTGGTGATCGGATTGAAAAACTGCGCATTTTAAAAGTGAGCTCCAACGGCTCGAATGCTTGGCGTAAATTTGCAAACGCGGTGATTAAACGTCCGGTTCTAATCACGCTTGTTGCTGTAATTTTACTCGGCATTGCTGTCATTCCTGTGAAAAACATGGAATTGGCGATTCCTGAAATCGATTCGCTCCCGGAGTCGTACGATTCCCGTTCCGCTTTTGAATTGATCGAAAAAGAGTTTGATTTGTCGGGTGAATCTTCACTTTATCTAATCGCCGAGCGCTCTGGCGGTTGGGAGGATGAAGATGGACTTAAGTCAATGAAGGAACTTGAGGATCAATTGCTAAACGATAAACTTGTTAAAAATGCCACGACGATATTTAGCGCGAGTGAAATCGACTCCGTTGAACAGTGGAATCAAGCCGTGCAAGTGCCTGAAATGGCGGCGGGACTTAATCCGCTAATTGAAACATTCGTGAAGGATGAACAACTAATGATTCCTGTAACGCTGTCAGCGGATGGTTCATCTGAAGAAGCGCAGGATTGGGTTCGTGAATGGTCGGATAAAGAAACGGATTGGAATTTACTGATTGGCGGAGCGGCAAAATTCAACCAGGAAATCTTCGATGAAATTTGGGATAAAATCGGATATGTTCTCGGATTGATTATTGTTTCGACGTTCTTTATTCTCATGATTGCATTTAGATCGCTGTTAATCCCTGTGAAGGCCATTCTGATGAATATCATCGGATTGTCCGCTACATTCGGGATTCTCGTGTATATCTTCCAATACGGGCATTTCGGACTGACTGCGGGGTCTATCGCGCTAATCATCCCCGTCATCGTCTTTAGCCTTGTCTTCGGATTAAGCATGGACTATGAAGTGTTCTTAATTTCAAGGATGCAGGAAGAGTATGCGAATTCGTTTGATAATGACAAAGCAACGGTCGAAGGACTTGCGACGACGAGTAAAGTGATCACTTCTGCGGCGCTGATCATGATTGTACTCACGGGGGCTTTCGCCTTCACAGACGTCATGCCCGTGAAACAAATCGGGGTCGGCATTGCTATCGCTGTCGCCATTGACGCGACGATTATTCGACTTCTACTCGTTCCAAGCTTGATGAAGTTGTTCGGTAAATGGAATTGGTGGTTGCCGTTTGGGAAAGGGCTTTATAAAGGTAAGGGAAAACAATAA
- a CDS encoding peptidase MA family metallohydrolase, producing MVEKKDGITYFYSLETEQYINRFHTLLLEEKSTFDNFFGSDDLAPLTIEIYDDLKSLNDKQIYLNDIGGYYNEKNHSIHLVGEENIWPLVLLHEYTHYRIDQFGKANDFPSFERLPVWFHEGLSEVMGHGIDNFNLGDINHISIQDFNLLDHYDSFHQLRHEGHDPYQQSYFAVQSIVDNYGVKALQRLLLSKTIDGFYDNLEKLTNKSLDEFQQTFPENLVAAQELINDKFSSAREAMNTKNYDKSETILTDVIYEGNQASVSRANYELLNLYLEQNLFEKALTQLDILNSNEENGNKTITLKQQAEIYLLVDSKKALTTIKLAKVEVPTDHWLNPIIDELAEAFRLINSDNPVEGYRLLFEEDLLISDKVLTNLHEKLVIEYPGEF from the coding sequence TTGGTAGAAAAAAAGGACGGGATCACCTACTTCTATTCACTTGAAACTGAACAGTATATCAATCGATTTCATACGCTACTTCTCGAAGAAAAATCTACATTTGACAATTTTTTCGGAAGTGATGACTTGGCACCCTTAACAATTGAAATCTATGATGATTTGAAATCATTAAACGATAAACAAATATACCTGAACGATATCGGCGGCTATTACAATGAAAAAAATCACTCAATTCATCTTGTAGGCGAAGAGAATATTTGGCCACTAGTCCTTCTTCATGAATATACACATTATCGGATAGATCAATTCGGAAAAGCGAATGACTTTCCTTCTTTTGAACGCCTACCTGTTTGGTTTCATGAAGGACTTAGTGAAGTTATGGGGCATGGGATTGATAATTTTAACCTAGGCGATATAAATCATATTTCAATTCAGGACTTTAATTTATTGGATCATTATGATAGTTTCCATCAACTTAGACACGAAGGGCATGACCCATATCAACAAAGTTATTTTGCCGTTCAATCTATTGTTGATAATTACGGAGTAAAGGCACTCCAAAGACTTCTTCTTTCAAAAACAATTGACGGATTTTATGATAACCTTGAAAAATTAACAAATAAAAGCTTAGATGAATTTCAACAAACATTTCCAGAAAATCTAGTGGCTGCACAAGAACTGATTAATGATAAGTTTTCATCGGCCAGAGAGGCAATGAACACTAAGAACTACGACAAATCTGAAACGATTTTGACAGATGTTATTTATGAAGGAAACCAGGCGAGTGTTTCACGGGCTAATTATGAGTTACTCAACCTATATTTGGAACAAAATCTATTCGAAAAAGCATTAACACAACTAGATATATTAAATTCGAATGAAGAGAATGGAAATAAAACGATTACCCTAAAACAACAAGCAGAAATTTATCTTTTAGTTGATTCGAAGAAAGCGTTAACTACAATCAAGCTTGCAAAAGTTGAAGTGCCAACCGATCATTGGTTGAATCCGATTATCGATGAATTAGCTGAAGCTTTTCGGTTAATAAATTCGGACAACCCAGTCGAAGGATACCGATTACTTTTTGAGGAAGACTTATTAATCTCCGACAAAGTCCTGACAAATTTACACGAGAAATTAGTTATAGAATATCCAGGAGAATTTTAA